One Fuerstiella marisgermanici DNA window includes the following coding sequences:
- a CDS encoding carboxypeptidase regulatory-like domain-containing protein translates to MRQTLYLILTALAVGCGSDRVPTYPVSGRVVFANGNPVRHGTVELMSVEHNTAATGKIDHDGGFVLGTYTPNDGATPGAHDAIVVQMVIDDGSFEHTVDHGDKVPTKHAAYETSGLTVAVEHDQENVITITIDAQMPHGR, encoded by the coding sequence ATGCGGCAAACTCTATATCTGATTTTAACCGCCCTGGCCGTTGGCTGCGGATCTGACCGAGTACCAACTTACCCTGTCAGCGGGCGCGTCGTCTTCGCAAATGGCAACCCCGTTCGCCACGGCACCGTGGAACTGATGTCGGTTGAACACAACACGGCAGCAACAGGAAAAATTGATCACGACGGCGGCTTCGTATTAGGCACCTACACACCCAACGACGGAGCGACCCCCGGTGCACACGATGCAATCGTCGTGCAAATGGTTATCGACGACGGCTCGTTTGAACACACAGTCGATCACGGAGACAAGGTGCCTACCAAACACGCTGCCTACGAAACATCAGGCCTCACAGTTGCAGTGGAGCACGATCAAGAAAACGTCATCACAATCACGATTGACGCTCAAATGCCCCACGGGCGCTGA
- a CDS encoding transposase gives MSEKRKRHTPEQIVRKLRDADAMLTSGKSLGEVVQSLAVSEATYHRWRQQYGGMKAEEAKRLKELEVENARLKKLLAEAELDKAMLKEIAEGNF, from the coding sequence ATGTCGGAGAAACGTAAACGTCACACTCCGGAACAGATTGTTCGGAAGCTTCGTGATGCGGATGCGATGCTGACGAGCGGCAAGTCGCTCGGTGAGGTTGTTCAATCGCTGGCTGTCAGTGAAGCGACGTATCATCGCTGGCGTCAGCAGTACGGCGGGATGAAGGCCGAGGAAGCAAAGCGTCTGAAGGAACTGGAAGTTGAGAACGCTCGGCTTAAGAAGCTGCTTGCGGAAGCGGAACTCGACAAGGCAATGCTGAAGGAGATCGCGGAGGGAAACTTCTGA
- a CDS encoding IS3 family transposase yields MQEKFDVSERHACRTVGQHRSVHRREPVVRDDEAALVKRMLELVREHPRFGYRRICRLLRREEFVVNRKRMYRLWRREGLKVCRRTKKRRGTGGSKNACHVHRSRGKNDVWAWDFVFDYTTNGTQLKWLTVVDEFTRECVALKVSRSIKADDVIDTLCELIAARGVPNHIRSDNGPEFIAKAIGKWLKQTGVSALYVEPGSPWQNGYSESFNSKLRDEFLNVEEFESVRDAVQMTKEFQRQYNEVRPHSALDYQTPNEFAAMQPSVRARQTGAAPTTFAITST; encoded by the coding sequence GTGCAGGAGAAGTTCGACGTTTCGGAACGTCACGCGTGCCGAACGGTTGGTCAGCATCGTTCGGTTCATCGTCGTGAACCCGTTGTTCGCGATGATGAGGCGGCGTTGGTGAAGCGAATGCTGGAGCTGGTTCGTGAGCATCCGCGATTTGGTTATCGGCGTATCTGTCGTCTTCTTCGTCGCGAAGAATTCGTGGTGAACAGGAAGCGAATGTATCGCCTTTGGCGTCGTGAAGGCCTGAAGGTCTGTCGACGAACGAAGAAGCGGCGTGGCACTGGCGGCAGTAAAAACGCTTGTCATGTTCACCGATCGCGGGGAAAAAACGACGTATGGGCGTGGGATTTTGTGTTTGACTACACAACGAATGGAACTCAGTTGAAGTGGCTGACCGTTGTTGACGAATTCACTCGGGAGTGCGTTGCGTTGAAAGTTTCTCGCAGTATCAAAGCCGACGACGTGATCGACACGTTGTGTGAATTGATCGCTGCTCGCGGTGTTCCGAACCACATTCGCAGCGACAACGGCCCAGAGTTTATCGCGAAGGCGATTGGCAAGTGGCTGAAACAAACAGGCGTCTCGGCGCTGTACGTCGAGCCGGGATCGCCGTGGCAGAACGGGTATTCCGAGAGTTTCAATTCGAAGCTTCGCGATGAATTTCTGAACGTGGAAGAGTTTGAAAGTGTTCGCGATGCCGTACAGATGACGAAGGAATTTCAACGTCAGTACAACGAAGTTCGTCCGCACAGCGCGTTGGACTACCAGACACCGAATGAGTTCGCGGCGATGCAGCCTTCGGTTCGAGCTCGACAGACGGGAGCCGCCCCGACCACCTTCGCCATCACCTCGACCTGA
- a CDS encoding ISAs1 family transposase, which produces MSTVELAVTQELTGNIVHYFDQLKDPRSNINRLHLLGDVIVIAICGVLANADGPSAIAEWARLNADGLQKHLALPHGIPKKDTYRRVLSLLKPNDFQACFVQWIESLEGLSDEQKEGYRKQIAIDGKALRRSHDKKNGLGALFIVSAWASDQGISLGQVATEEKSNEITAIPKLLNEINIDEAIITIDAAGCQKNIAQQIVSGNADYVLALKGNQPKLYEVVQKFFLDHLEDDFARCPVSRYEETEKGHGRQEQRIYYQATVPVDFDVGHKWAGLKTIGTAIRMYEQDGIHHSDVRYYISSLRRKGELFATTVRGHWAIENTLHWSLDMTYREDESRVRNRIFANNLSWLRRLTLSLIKKHPGKQSNVMKRRMAGWNIDYLMQILTGKTT; this is translated from the coding sequence ATGTCGACAGTTGAACTGGCGGTCACCCAGGAGCTGACAGGAAACATTGTTCATTACTTTGATCAATTGAAAGACCCGCGTTCCAACATCAATCGTCTGCATCTGCTTGGTGATGTGATTGTGATCGCCATTTGCGGAGTGCTGGCCAACGCCGACGGCCCCAGTGCGATTGCGGAATGGGCGCGACTGAATGCCGATGGCCTGCAGAAACACCTGGCACTTCCGCATGGCATTCCGAAAAAAGATACGTACCGGCGCGTCCTTTCTCTCCTGAAGCCGAACGACTTTCAAGCGTGCTTCGTGCAATGGATTGAATCGCTGGAAGGACTTTCCGACGAACAGAAAGAAGGCTACAGAAAACAGATTGCGATTGATGGCAAAGCACTCCGTCGATCACATGACAAAAAGAATGGGCTGGGTGCGTTGTTCATCGTGAGTGCGTGGGCTTCTGATCAGGGGATTTCTCTGGGACAGGTGGCGACGGAAGAGAAGTCGAACGAGATCACCGCGATCCCGAAATTACTGAACGAAATCAATATCGATGAGGCGATCATTACGATTGACGCAGCGGGTTGTCAAAAAAACATTGCGCAGCAGATCGTGTCTGGCAATGCAGACTATGTGTTAGCCCTGAAAGGCAACCAACCGAAACTCTATGAGGTCGTGCAGAAGTTTTTTCTCGATCACCTGGAGGATGACTTCGCTCGCTGTCCCGTCAGTCGCTATGAAGAAACAGAGAAGGGACACGGTCGGCAGGAACAGAGAATCTACTATCAGGCGACCGTGCCTGTCGATTTTGACGTGGGCCACAAATGGGCCGGACTCAAGACCATCGGAACGGCGATCCGAATGTACGAGCAGGACGGCATTCATCATTCTGACGTTCGCTACTACATCAGCAGTCTGCGTCGCAAAGGCGAGCTGTTCGCAACAACGGTTCGTGGTCACTGGGCCATAGAAAACACGCTGCACTGGAGTCTCGACATGACCTACCGCGAGGATGAGAGTCGAGTCCGAAACCGAATCTTCGCGAACAATTTGTCATGGCTCAGACGACTCACACTCAGCCTCATCAAGAAACATCCTGGCAAACAAAGCAACGTCATGAAAAGAAGAATGGCCGGATGGAACATTGACTATTTGATGCAAATCCTTACCGGCAAAACAACTTAG
- a CDS encoding DNA-directed RNA polymerase subunit alpha C-terminal domain-containing protein yields the protein MTVANVMNIPELLNLNSPLTLDQVESLRAALVGHQASEVRQGFVELKQKIAGGDAPESALARAGITAYLLSKHVEADGFLEQVTKDGVASYFHAQVLTSLDRHADAAQKFEQAGKNGYDQIDATLRQAGAIRASGSVDEAEQMLRSVAASAASRAEYSFQMGCIWADRGDALTAVEYFERAVDMDPHHSRALFWLAAENSLRGNDEEAIRYYERSLSKPPYFIGALLNLGLLYEDRESYQAAAFCFKRILDYDPNHEQAILYLKDIEATQDMYYDEDQARQEARMKQLLGRPVTDFELSVRSRNCLTAMDIQTLGDLTEISEQELLAGKNFGETSLLEIRELLAAHSLRIGLNLHKVHARDTFVDQSLTPEEQAILNRPISDLSLSVRSRKCMNRLAIQTIGQLTSRTPDELLASRNFGVTSLNEIRLKLGEMGIKLRND from the coding sequence GTGACAGTAGCTAACGTCATGAACATTCCAGAACTTCTTAATCTAAACAGCCCGCTGACATTGGATCAGGTGGAATCGCTGCGAGCGGCGCTGGTCGGTCACCAGGCGAGTGAAGTGCGTCAAGGGTTTGTCGAACTTAAGCAGAAGATTGCTGGCGGCGATGCGCCGGAATCTGCATTGGCCCGAGCAGGCATTACAGCCTACCTGCTGTCGAAACACGTCGAAGCCGACGGGTTTCTTGAGCAAGTGACAAAAGACGGCGTTGCCAGCTATTTTCACGCACAGGTACTGACGTCGCTGGATCGACATGCCGATGCCGCTCAGAAGTTTGAGCAGGCTGGCAAAAACGGATATGACCAGATCGACGCGACTTTGCGTCAGGCAGGGGCAATTCGAGCGTCCGGCAGTGTTGATGAAGCAGAGCAGATGCTTCGCAGTGTCGCAGCATCCGCAGCCAGTCGAGCCGAGTATTCCTTTCAGATGGGCTGCATCTGGGCTGATCGCGGCGACGCTCTGACGGCCGTGGAATATTTTGAGCGTGCGGTCGACATGGACCCGCACCATTCTCGCGCTCTGTTTTGGCTGGCCGCCGAGAACTCACTTCGCGGCAACGACGAAGAAGCAATTCGTTATTACGAACGAAGTTTGTCCAAGCCACCATACTTTATCGGTGCCCTGCTGAACCTCGGGTTGTTGTACGAAGACCGCGAAAGCTACCAAGCGGCCGCATTCTGCTTCAAACGGATTCTGGACTACGATCCCAATCACGAACAAGCGATTCTGTACCTGAAGGACATCGAAGCCACTCAGGACATGTACTACGATGAGGATCAGGCTCGACAGGAAGCTCGCATGAAGCAGCTTCTGGGACGTCCTGTGACCGACTTCGAACTGTCCGTGCGCAGCCGCAACTGCCTGACGGCGATGGACATCCAGACGCTGGGCGATTTGACTGAGATCAGTGAACAGGAATTGCTGGCCGGCAAAAACTTCGGCGAAACCAGCCTTCTGGAAATTCGCGAACTGTTGGCCGCTCACAGTCTTCGTATCGGCCTGAATCTGCACAAAGTGCATGCTCGGGACACGTTTGTGGATCAGAGCCTGACACCGGAAGAGCAGGCGATTCTGAATCGTCCAATCAGCGATCTCAGCCTGTCGGTTCGTTCTCGCAAGTGCATGAATCGTCTCGCGATCCAAACAATTGGACAGCTCACGTCACGCACACCAGACGAACTGCTGGCCAGTCGCAACTTCGGCGTGACATCGCTGAACGAGATCCGCTTAAAGCTCGGAGAAATGGGTATCAAACTCCGCAACGACTGA
- a CDS encoding sialate O-acetylesterase, with amino-acid sequence MKTMLCSIASLMFLQASCMSAADVAIPDKPEDFHLFLLVGQSNMAGRGKVEEHDREAHPRILSLDKSLTWTPAVDPLHFDKPTIVGVGLGKTFALDYAKQHPGVTVGLVPCAVGGSPISSWEPGALDKATKTHPYDDMLPRIREAMKSGVLKGILWHQGESDAGKEATAAVYEEKLHSLIKRFRTELNAADVPFVAGQMGHFEDRPWSELKKRVDAVHQSLPGKVRRTAFAKSDGLTHKGDKVHFDSASYRELGHRYFAAYQSILTADRP; translated from the coding sequence ATGAAGACCATGCTGTGCTCGATCGCGTCGCTGATGTTTTTGCAGGCTTCTTGTATGTCTGCCGCTGACGTAGCAATCCCTGACAAGCCGGAAGATTTTCATCTTTTCCTGCTGGTCGGTCAGTCCAACATGGCGGGCCGCGGGAAAGTCGAGGAGCACGATCGGGAGGCTCATCCGCGAATCCTTTCGCTCGACAAGTCACTAACGTGGACGCCGGCAGTCGATCCTTTGCACTTTGACAAGCCGACGATCGTGGGCGTGGGGCTTGGCAAAACCTTTGCCTTGGATTACGCGAAACAGCATCCCGGTGTGACAGTCGGGTTGGTTCCCTGCGCGGTCGGTGGTTCGCCGATTTCTTCGTGGGAGCCAGGCGCGTTGGACAAAGCTACGAAGACTCATCCCTATGACGACATGCTGCCTCGAATTCGCGAAGCAATGAAGTCCGGCGTGTTGAAGGGCATTCTGTGGCATCAGGGAGAATCAGACGCAGGCAAAGAGGCGACGGCTGCTGTCTACGAAGAAAAGTTGCATTCGCTGATTAAGCGATTTCGCACCGAGTTGAATGCCGCTGACGTGCCGTTTGTCGCTGGCCAGATGGGGCACTTTGAAGACCGTCCATGGAGTGAGTTGAAGAAGCGAGTCGACGCAGTTCATCAAAGTTTGCCCGGCAAGGTGCGGCGAACGGCCTTCGCCAAATCGGATGGCCTGACACACAAAGGCGACAAAGTTCACTTTGATTCGGCGTCCTATCGAGAACTCGGACACCGCTACTTCGCGGCGTACCAAAGCATTTTGACGGCAGACCGGCCATAG
- a CDS encoding YiiX/YebB-like N1pC/P60 family cysteine hydrolase, with translation MSYEELQHGAATVRDIAEHFGRLKERARELIDSSEASQRGFFTPTEDEQTRHLLVSYWQSRNALFELVTSFYKVDRFEPEEQQIAVTIAYAGALVLVDVARFLRENCHHRKVVRMKLNEPEPYFGIPVGTYDFVQKSLTNPVHAWHLYHASTFVAQRREQLTELAASNADVESLLAIIDRLQDRLGVTADRFVLARTRVRARSVRTRITRDLLGRALYGLQKCVSSLMADRYVKSGHLPRLPPHVETEIEALLQPGDVIVVRKEHAVTNYFLPGYWPHAALYIGSVDELRAARLHEHANIQKRWVALEGVDANRPHRVLEAMKDGVRVRSVSCPFSSDAIVILRPQLERNQIAEAIGRGFFHADKPYDFDFDFARSDRLVCTEVVYRSYEGIGGIQFNLTRRAGRLTLSAEDLLQKAIKADGFLAHAVFCPAKSPDICFEAKAVEALKATVGRKSV, from the coding sequence ATGTCTTATGAAGAACTTCAACACGGTGCAGCAACCGTTCGTGACATCGCCGAACATTTCGGTCGTTTGAAAGAGCGTGCTCGGGAGCTGATCGATAGCAGCGAAGCGTCGCAACGTGGCTTCTTTACGCCGACCGAAGACGAACAAACGCGGCATTTGCTGGTATCTTACTGGCAGTCGCGGAACGCGTTGTTCGAACTGGTGACGTCATTCTACAAAGTGGATCGGTTCGAACCGGAAGAGCAGCAGATCGCTGTGACAATCGCGTACGCCGGGGCTTTAGTACTGGTCGACGTGGCTCGTTTTTTGCGAGAAAACTGCCATCACCGGAAAGTGGTGCGAATGAAACTGAACGAGCCGGAACCGTACTTTGGTATTCCAGTGGGCACGTATGACTTTGTTCAGAAGTCGCTCACTAACCCGGTGCATGCGTGGCATCTGTATCACGCCTCGACCTTTGTGGCGCAGCGGCGGGAACAGCTTACTGAGCTGGCCGCATCGAACGCTGATGTCGAATCATTGCTTGCGATAATAGATCGGCTGCAGGATCGCCTGGGCGTCACCGCAGACCGGTTTGTGCTGGCGAGAACTCGCGTAAGAGCACGTTCGGTTCGGACGCGGATCACTCGGGATTTGCTCGGGCGAGCTCTGTACGGGCTTCAGAAGTGTGTTTCGTCGTTGATGGCCGATCGCTATGTAAAGTCCGGGCATCTGCCGCGCCTTCCGCCGCATGTTGAGACAGAGATTGAGGCACTGCTGCAGCCGGGTGATGTCATTGTTGTGCGGAAAGAGCACGCTGTCACCAACTACTTCCTGCCGGGCTATTGGCCTCACGCGGCGCTGTACATTGGGTCTGTCGATGAGCTTCGCGCAGCGCGACTGCATGAACATGCGAATATCCAAAAACGCTGGGTGGCGCTCGAAGGTGTTGATGCAAACCGTCCGCATCGCGTGCTGGAAGCGATGAAAGACGGTGTGCGAGTTCGGTCGGTGTCGTGTCCATTCAGCAGCGACGCGATTGTGATTCTGAGGCCTCAGTTAGAGCGTAACCAAATTGCGGAAGCGATCGGTCGAGGCTTCTTTCATGCCGACAAGCCATACGACTTCGACTTTGACTTCGCGCGTTCAGACCGCCTGGTCTGCACGGAAGTTGTGTACCGATCGTATGAAGGAATCGGCGGCATTCAGTTTAACCTGACTCGCCGAGCCGGCCGCCTCACTTTGTCTGCCGAGGACCTGCTACAAAAGGCCATCAAAGCCGATGGCTTTTTGGCTCACGCAGTGTTTTGTCCTGCAAAGTCGCCCGACATCTGCTTTGAAGCGAAGGCCGTTGAAGCGCTGAAGGCGACGGTTGGTCGGAAGAGCGTTTAA
- a CDS encoding serine/threonine-protein kinase has translation MPEPSIPNFLELLGTSRLLTNAQLERLKTQLGSKPLTAESLAQILVRQEHLTEWQARQLLKGQAGFVLNHYRLLNPIGRGGMGHVFRGLDVKTNNVVAVKVMARKLTSNQTLVSRFRREIRASSKLDSPYVVRTLDAGRVGKVDFMVMEYVNGDQLDRIANRIGRVPVGLACGIVRDVAEGLQHAHRHKMVHRDIKPANIMVHWDDAGRGTTKLMDMGLVLMMADEDQEQSVTRAGQVMGTPDFMSPEQGWDTTKVDIRSDIYSLGCTLFRLLTGKIPFTGSNPLQVLSQRLQRDAPSVLTVCDDVPQAVADIVQKMTMRNPDERYQTPAEVAAALEGVSEPLLRSSFQKAAQAATNDPNADISEPRSDEDVDEGDVSYRQFLAEVENGSSVDLMLTTDANIDVNSATLPAMDLNVEAESLATRRVRPKQKRGKKAGLAAMIVSILVIALAGAFILTKDDGGPSLATNRVNHIPPTASPTGRFLNLSPPPANPGEQWSFTPDTQIDPAAAAVQFRLDESGLDGLSIDSATGQLAWDVPAQQAPGAYHLIMSLVHADGDQETTLAQKELTVTVMAGASPIKMAEDRSFELDVGAPFITSVGVPPSMASQHALTYSVDGTMPQGLTLNPENGTVEWRPRLQDTGKHEVIIAVAAADSSEPLDQQTLTLLVLPKSIEHVLPTLPPQTAAAGAEFRYAFPQMSLTPRPRMQTRRVISPADGAPEGVTVSSDGRELVWDIPSDTTGTFEIPLKASWRTPGDLGTRELEGTAVLTVEVTPATPSKPLNSMPDDAAIAAALEEVRTTYKSRLATARTMAQRTALARELLELSWEATAGPGDAALLQVIDEDLASRARAVDVQFDVAHIRATRYGVPETSVTENIVSRFRRSVMSADQQDRAIEHGLRLAQLTVRQDNLELTDSLLSMVANLLRNSSAQGAAAMLSSDVAAAGRLTAELSKAGEGTVDAIKLQELKRLLARWQFDSIFQSGQGLNFFTVARTGTSPLNGREFWKIKPNLIELDGTTQQAAIGFLQPTGGSDRYVVRMELLPSTNSAQFVFGATGTGQADFHAFAVILDATAPGRIIDIRNRATMAEPSTTRLHTDRASLAEVVVDGTNVVVRLNGMPVSQATIEKLTPGRIGIAANLGTPMPAAAIRNIRMLKLPATP, from the coding sequence ATGCCGGAACCCAGCATTCCAAATTTCCTTGAACTTCTCGGCACCAGTCGGCTGCTGACGAATGCGCAGTTGGAGCGGCTGAAGACGCAACTCGGCAGCAAGCCGCTTACCGCCGAATCCCTGGCTCAGATTCTGGTGCGGCAGGAACATCTGACCGAATGGCAGGCCCGTCAGCTGCTGAAAGGCCAGGCCGGGTTCGTGCTGAATCATTATCGCCTGCTGAACCCCATCGGTCGCGGCGGTATGGGGCATGTGTTCCGTGGACTGGATGTGAAGACCAACAACGTCGTCGCCGTGAAGGTGATGGCTCGAAAGCTGACCAGTAACCAGACACTGGTGTCGCGGTTCCGTCGCGAAATTCGAGCGTCTTCGAAGCTGGACAGTCCGTACGTCGTCAGGACGCTGGATGCCGGGCGAGTCGGCAAGGTCGACTTCATGGTGATGGAGTACGTTAACGGCGATCAACTTGACCGGATCGCCAATCGAATTGGCCGAGTTCCAGTGGGGCTGGCGTGCGGTATTGTGCGAGACGTGGCCGAAGGGCTGCAACACGCTCACCGACACAAGATGGTGCACCGCGATATCAAGCCTGCCAACATCATGGTGCATTGGGACGACGCTGGCCGCGGCACGACCAAGCTGATGGATATGGGCCTGGTGCTGATGATGGCAGACGAGGACCAGGAACAGTCTGTCACTCGCGCCGGTCAGGTGATGGGGACGCCCGACTTTATGTCGCCCGAACAGGGCTGGGACACAACAAAGGTCGACATTCGCAGCGACATTTACAGTCTCGGCTGCACGCTGTTTCGACTTCTGACGGGAAAGATTCCCTTCACCGGTTCGAATCCGCTGCAGGTGCTTAGTCAGCGTCTGCAGCGAGACGCTCCGTCTGTGCTGACGGTCTGTGACGACGTTCCTCAAGCCGTCGCCGACATTGTGCAGAAAATGACGATGCGCAATCCGGACGAACGCTATCAAACGCCGGCCGAAGTCGCGGCAGCTTTAGAAGGCGTCAGTGAGCCGTTGCTGCGCAGTTCTTTCCAAAAAGCCGCTCAGGCCGCGACCAACGATCCCAACGCCGACATCAGCGAACCTCGCAGTGATGAAGATGTGGACGAAGGCGACGTTTCGTACCGGCAGTTTCTGGCTGAAGTGGAAAACGGAAGTTCGGTCGATCTGATGCTGACGACCGACGCCAACATCGATGTGAATTCGGCCACGTTGCCTGCGATGGACCTGAACGTCGAAGCCGAGTCACTCGCGACACGTCGAGTACGCCCGAAGCAAAAGCGCGGCAAAAAGGCGGGCCTCGCCGCAATGATCGTGTCGATTTTGGTGATCGCCTTAGCGGGCGCATTTATTCTGACGAAAGATGACGGGGGACCGTCGCTCGCTACAAATCGTGTCAACCATATTCCGCCTACAGCATCGCCCACCGGCCGCTTTTTGAACCTCAGCCCACCGCCCGCGAATCCCGGCGAACAGTGGTCGTTTACGCCAGACACCCAGATTGATCCGGCCGCCGCTGCTGTTCAGTTTCGTCTGGACGAATCCGGCCTGGACGGACTGTCCATCGACAGCGCCACTGGCCAGCTTGCGTGGGATGTTCCGGCACAACAGGCGCCCGGAGCGTACCACCTGATCATGTCGCTGGTTCACGCCGATGGCGATCAGGAAACAACTCTGGCGCAAAAAGAACTGACCGTGACTGTGATGGCCGGCGCATCGCCGATCAAAATGGCGGAAGATCGCAGCTTTGAACTGGACGTGGGGGCCCCGTTTATCACGTCTGTTGGCGTGCCGCCGTCAATGGCATCGCAGCATGCATTGACCTACAGCGTCGATGGGACCATGCCGCAAGGCTTGACGCTCAACCCGGAAAACGGCACCGTCGAATGGCGACCGCGTTTGCAGGATACTGGAAAGCATGAAGTAATCATCGCGGTGGCGGCGGCTGACAGTTCTGAGCCGCTTGATCAACAGACGCTAACTCTGCTGGTGTTGCCGAAGAGTATCGAGCACGTGCTGCCTACTCTGCCGCCGCAAACGGCCGCGGCCGGTGCAGAGTTTCGTTATGCATTTCCGCAGATGTCATTAACGCCTCGTCCGCGGATGCAAACGCGTCGCGTGATTTCGCCAGCAGACGGTGCGCCGGAAGGTGTGACCGTGTCATCCGACGGTCGTGAACTCGTCTGGGATATTCCTTCGGACACGACCGGAACCTTCGAAATTCCGCTGAAAGCCAGCTGGCGGACTCCTGGCGATTTGGGTACTCGCGAACTGGAAGGCACTGCCGTGTTGACCGTGGAAGTCACGCCTGCCACGCCGTCGAAACCATTGAACTCGATGCCGGACGACGCTGCGATCGCCGCGGCGTTGGAGGAAGTTCGCACGACGTACAAATCACGTCTGGCGACGGCTCGCACGATGGCCCAGCGAACGGCTCTGGCTCGTGAACTGCTGGAATTGTCGTGGGAAGCAACGGCCGGTCCAGGCGATGCGGCCTTGTTGCAGGTCATCGATGAAGACCTTGCTTCGCGAGCTCGCGCGGTTGATGTGCAGTTCGATGTGGCTCACATTCGAGCCACTCGGTACGGCGTTCCGGAGACGTCTGTCACGGAAAATATTGTCAGCCGGTTTCGACGATCGGTTATGAGTGCAGATCAGCAGGACCGAGCGATCGAACATGGCTTGCGGCTCGCCCAGCTCACAGTTCGGCAGGACAACCTTGAACTCACTGATAGTTTGCTGAGTATGGTTGCGAATCTGCTCCGCAACAGTTCTGCGCAGGGGGCTGCTGCGATGTTGTCGTCGGATGTTGCTGCGGCCGGCAGGCTCACCGCCGAATTGTCGAAAGCTGGCGAAGGTACCGTCGACGCTATCAAGTTGCAGGAATTAAAGCGGCTGCTTGCCCGCTGGCAGTTCGATTCGATCTTCCAAAGTGGACAGGGTTTGAACTTTTTTACGGTGGCTCGCACAGGAACGAGCCCGCTGAATGGCCGTGAGTTCTGGAAAATCAAACCCAACCTCATCGAACTGGACGGCACCACTCAACAGGCGGCCATTGGCTTTCTACAGCCGACCGGTGGAAGCGATCGATACGTGGTCCGCATGGAGCTCCTCCCCTCAACAAACTCAGCTCAGTTTGTATTCGGGGCAACCGGAACCGGGCAGGCCGACTTTCACGCCTTCGCGGTAATTCTGGACGCAACTGCGCCCGGGCGAATCATTGATATTCGCAATCGAGCCACCATGGCTGAACCCTCCACTACGCGGCTTCACACAGATCGAGCCAGCTTGGCAGAAGTTGTAGTTGACGGCACCAACGTTGTGGTGCGACTTAACGGCATGCCCGTTTCTCAGGCCACGATCGAAAAGCTGACGCCGGGCAGGATAGGCATTGCCGCCAATCTTGGCACACCAATGCCTGCCGCGGCAATTCGCAACATTCGAATGCTGAAGCTGCCCGCCACCCCGTAG